The segment GTTAATTAACAAATCACTACAGAAATACAAGTTCTTctataacaaattattttaaagttaccAAACAAATAGTATTAAAAGCTGTATAGAAATAAAAGTCTATGTCCATGTTATGTAGTAcagaaattaatataaaaaaaagggccATGACATGGTCAGTTACTATTGAGGAAAATATAAATCAAAGAATTAGGGATTTTGGACTCAAACCTATTGGAAAGGGTTTATGCGAGAGTATATTAAAGGCTTACAGGATTTGGGGCAAGGTCTGATGTCATTCTCACTGCGAGATCTCGtctaataaaaacagtaaaagcatttatcatcatgaaagaaggcaaaaaaaaaaagagaaaggcaaaacaaaaatgttagcaTCATCAATATAGAACAGTGTGTAGGACAGTCAGAGATTTTAATGGTGGTCTGTACTGACCATGTCTTGAAGGTAGACTTGAAAGGCAGTGGGTAGTTCCTCTGTTGCAGAGCTGTGTCGGTCACTGTAGCCGCTTGTGTCCTCACTCTCAGAGTAACTTTCACATTGCTCATGAGGAGCAGAAACTTGTAGTTGCTCTAAACGCTGTTCTAGCTCACTTACTGGTTCTaaataaaagacagagagacaaagagactcAAGCAACACTGATTCAAAACAGATGCCTTCAGCCCCATCCTAAATTCATTAGATTTTATTGCCATCACAGATGCTGCACTAACTGAAGGATCTAAACCAACCAGGGTTTAAGAATATAGCCAGAACTGTACTGGCCAAGCTAACAATTGGTTCCATTAGAATAAGCTGATAGTATTACACATCACTAAgactaaaaacaaacagcacTCAGGAAATTAACTTAAGTTCAATTAGTTGTATTAGAAGCTGTTAAAAAGCAATAATAGgtaatgttcaaaaaaaaaaagttacccaCGTCTAAAAGGATGCGACTTTACTTGCGTTCTCTTGTTGAAATCCTGCCTTGTGCGTCCATCTTCAGCTTTTATTGTTGTCATACAGTCAACGTGTCTCGTGTTAAATGTACGTTTTTTGCATATACGAAACGTTTCAATGTCTTTCCAGTCTTCACTGCAAAATGCCACATTTTGGTTATTCTCTCTTGTTACTTTGAGATGAATACTATCTGTGACTTTCCTCTCACTTTTTGCATGATGAACACTTTCTGCAGAAAGAGAAATCTCAGTGGAATCCTCAGTGCATGCAGAAGTAGATGTCAGTCTATTTTCACCAGTTGTGCCCTGAACTCGGTCAGGGTGATTATACATATTGCTATCGCTAGTAACGACCGAGTCAAAAGCAGTCCAATCACCTTTATTTACTGACTCTGACGGTTTCTTTTGCTCAGCTGGTTCTGAAGTAGGCGGGTCTTGATACCAGGACAGAATGGGGTCATCCTGAGTGTTTTCAGTGTCTATCTCCAGTCCAAACAGACTAAAGTCATCTTCAACATCAAGATCATCTTTAAGGGACTCTGGTTTATAGGTTCCATATCCAGAGGTTAAAATGCTGGCTGTAAGGCTGCTCACACTACCATGGCAATCCTCACCATATTCTCCCTCATCACATGGATCAGCACTATGCTTACAAACCTGCTCAGCAGAGCCGTTGTTTTCTCTGTGCTTAGTATACGTTTCGTCAATCCACCCTGCTTCGTTAGTGCTGTCTATATTTACAAATAAGACATCTTTATAGTCGGAATTTGAATGATTTTCGAACATTAAAGAATTTCTCCTTTCTGTGTTTTGATCCTTCTTATATTTTTGTCCTTCTGTACAGTTCTGTTCATTATTCATCAATGGTTTGCTAATGTCATCATGATTTACAAAAGTTTTCCATTCTTTA is part of the Clarias gariepinus isolate MV-2021 ecotype Netherlands chromosome 15, CGAR_prim_01v2, whole genome shotgun sequence genome and harbors:
- the hyls1 gene encoding uncharacterized protein hyls1 isoform X1 codes for the protein MMETEFELYKQEITREEEWCIKDVSVNEQTGEKLQEGYACRNRGDNHFDEQSKNEDSEKLSGEQVSHHDESNVKAKIKKNYEDVVKRKSCITGPEDVQSDDYIKKGCAEEEISRNKHLILEKLHEFVECKNEKIDGKEEGNDPDINEKENEEEDQSKCFFDDISMRLQKESESDDLESEEEIEYFVSEISEALIKGDESEGESLKISKEWKTFVNHDDISKPLMNNEQNCTEGQKYKKDQNTERRNSLMFENHSNSDYKDVLFVNIDSTNEAGWIDETYTKHRENNGSAEQVCKHSADPCDEGEYGEDCHGSVSSLTASILTSGYGTYKPESLKDDLDVEDDFSLFGLEIDTENTQDDPILSWYQDPPTSEPAEQKKPSESVNKGDWTAFDSVVTSDSNMYNHPDRVQGTTGENRLTSTSACTEDSTEISLSAESVHHAKSERKVTDSIHLKVTRENNQNVAFCSEDWKDIETFRICKKRTFNTRHVDCMTTIKAEDGRTRQDFNKRTQVKSHPFRQPVSELEQRLEQLQVSAPHEQCESYSESEDTSGYSDRHSSATEELPTAFQVYLQDMTRSRSENDIRPCPKSFIRPVMDHPHTRNLKKTDPVAKYFQYKQEWEMFKPPGEKRRKELHWAIREQLAYQPPPPKPQRTYVPNTYVVPTEKKRSALRWEVRYDLANGIIPAKTHYT